From the genome of Ectobacillus sp. JY-23, one region includes:
- a CDS encoding APC family permease, protein MNKKMGALLLSGLMIGPILGSGIIILPPAVYAIAGDYAIFAWVIMLALSMLFAHLFGKLSVMIPGDSGVALAVERAFGTHIKNLAAIFFALAVCFGPVAVMATAGHYFELLTNFNELWLTGICLLFVYLLLTQNVTAVGKLAFAMSSFIVITLFAGSAYTLLYTDGTLSLGSITVIEFGQSLLLLFWALIGWEVVGNYSLEVRDPERTLPRAILISFTVIASVSLIVAMAFQWGNHTMSGLLTGLFGSLATPLISTITIILCISTVLLVIGAVSRLIADQAKQGVLPKWLSHKNKKQVPARALTFMFIIHVCMFVLYAANIISISHLVAISNAFFLCNALLGVLACMRIFSSSFLKTGAAILVICFFSILLFSSPIILGVIALVCFYFIRLQRMTMKKKMPMQQ, encoded by the coding sequence ATGAACAAAAAGATGGGCGCTTTATTACTGAGCGGTTTGATGATAGGACCGATTTTAGGGTCTGGGATTATCATTTTGCCGCCGGCTGTGTACGCAATTGCGGGAGACTATGCGATTTTTGCCTGGGTAATCATGCTTGCTTTAAGCATGCTGTTCGCACATTTATTCGGAAAACTTAGCGTGATGATCCCCGGTGATTCCGGTGTCGCACTCGCTGTAGAGCGCGCTTTTGGTACACATATAAAGAATTTGGCAGCAATCTTTTTCGCCCTCGCCGTATGTTTCGGACCAGTTGCCGTAATGGCGACGGCTGGGCATTATTTCGAACTTTTAACAAACTTTAATGAGTTATGGCTCACTGGGATTTGCCTGCTATTTGTCTATCTGCTGCTCACCCAAAACGTTACGGCGGTTGGCAAGCTTGCTTTTGCTATGTCAAGCTTTATCGTTATCACTTTATTTGCCGGCAGCGCCTATACCCTTCTCTATACAGACGGAACTCTCTCTCTTGGTTCTATTACAGTAATAGAGTTTGGGCAAAGCCTTTTGCTTTTGTTTTGGGCATTAATCGGCTGGGAAGTTGTTGGAAATTATTCACTTGAGGTTAGGGATCCAGAACGCACCCTTCCTAGGGCCATTCTTATCAGTTTTACTGTAATTGCTTCGGTGAGCCTTATTGTTGCCATGGCATTTCAATGGGGAAATCATACAATGAGCGGCTTACTTACCGGCTTGTTTGGTTCATTGGCAACACCCCTCATCTCAACGATTACCATTATACTTTGCATCAGTACCGTGCTTTTGGTCATTGGCGCTGTATCACGTTTAATTGCTGATCAAGCTAAACAAGGTGTGTTGCCAAAATGGCTCAGCCACAAAAACAAGAAGCAGGTACCTGCACGGGCTCTCACATTCATGTTTATTATCCATGTTTGTATGTTTGTACTGTATGCAGCAAACATAATATCCATCAGTCACCTTGTCGCCATTTCCAATGCTTTCTTTTTGTGCAACGCTTTACTGGGGGTACTCGCTTGTATGCGAATCTTCTCCTCTTCATTTCTTAAAACTGGTGCAGCGATATTGGTTATCTGCTTTTTTAGTATTCTATTATTCTCCTCACCCATCATTCTTGGTGTCATCGCGCTTGTATGCTTCTACTTTATCCGTCTGCAACGCATGACGATGAAAAAGAAAATGCCTATGCAGCAATAA
- a CDS encoding EAL domain-containing protein: MSIRKKISWLFIGIVTFILICNNTVQLYWTKNIILEKERGEMKLIASIVASQIQQVNAGSLYVEDLIAQNLRTTAIAAQLALPPRAVDVSNQQLRDLSQWLQVSEITLLQKTPDGREMIGVKSTDEKEIGMKTGEWGYWNTAFLQMLNGQPVKVDKGMVLPNYWSGPLEVAASDPSHVDKYGYYYDGKTDYLINPFMRDTYVMYYNERFGPEQILKQIQASANGVLGITVFNPNTFGENGVSVETNGNQYTRLHDAPVVAGTYIYPNKRKDTTYIKEAAATGEPMEYYTTSEGKHVLKMFYPIRVYDVSYVVGIVFDYDVVQEVLLDRLRYYMLLIVLIAAGIILASHFFTKTLTTPLEKIALKVNEIASGKFGEQIDVQQKDEIGELARNVNQMSVNLRDFTNTLQRQQKEIEYQANHDALTGLPNRRYMKTYIQTLLQETKQTGEKITLFFMDLDHFKSVNDVQGHHVGDELIRLVGERLRSSLPQEVFIARQGGDEFILVSHRLNSCGAVHEFASCILCCFKEPILLKGQELFVNVSIGGSVLTQEEDDIDALIRYADIAMYDAKKAGGNQFVMYGATKSAIEEELRLQHKLARVIEEKRLDVYYQPKVDLKTEQLSGAEVLVRWYDEEDGFIPPMKFISIAEKVGLITPLWKIVMEKVCIQMNMWNKMGYTIPFSVNFSAGQFQHTDQLVADIQYLLRTYGVSPHVFEMEITESALMEAGAVEALQRIKELGIRVSVDDFGTGYSSLSYLESFPLDTIKIDRSFIGGMEDSDRKCQIVELIIAFAKKLGLKVIAEGVETEAQQQLLSDWKCDEMQGYLFSKPLPAQEFEERFLTR, from the coding sequence ATGTCAATTCGAAAGAAAATTTCATGGCTGTTTATCGGCATTGTGACATTTATTTTGATATGCAACAATACAGTTCAGTTGTACTGGACCAAAAATATTATTTTAGAAAAAGAACGCGGCGAAATGAAGCTCATTGCTAGTATTGTTGCTAGTCAGATTCAACAAGTAAACGCAGGTTCTTTGTATGTAGAAGATTTAATTGCACAAAATTTGCGAACAACTGCAATTGCAGCACAGCTTGCATTGCCACCGCGCGCAGTTGATGTATCCAATCAACAATTAAGAGATTTGTCTCAATGGTTGCAGGTAAGTGAAATTACATTGTTGCAAAAAACGCCGGATGGTCGGGAAATGATTGGTGTAAAATCTACAGATGAAAAGGAAATTGGAATGAAAACGGGAGAGTGGGGGTACTGGAATACAGCATTTTTACAAATGTTGAATGGTCAGCCGGTTAAGGTAGATAAAGGAATGGTTCTCCCTAATTATTGGAGCGGTCCGCTTGAGGTGGCTGCAAGTGATCCTTCTCATGTGGACAAGTACGGTTACTATTATGATGGGAAAACAGACTATCTCATTAATCCTTTTATGAGAGATACGTACGTGATGTACTATAATGAAAGGTTTGGTCCAGAACAAATATTAAAGCAAATACAGGCGAGTGCAAATGGTGTTCTAGGAATTACCGTGTTCAATCCCAACACGTTTGGTGAAAATGGTGTGTCTGTAGAAACGAATGGAAATCAGTACACAAGATTGCATGATGCTCCTGTTGTAGCAGGTACGTATATATATCCTAATAAACGTAAGGATACAACATATATCAAAGAGGCAGCTGCCACCGGAGAACCAATGGAGTACTATACGACATCTGAGGGAAAGCATGTATTAAAAATGTTTTACCCTATTCGTGTGTATGACGTTTCCTATGTAGTCGGTATCGTGTTTGATTACGACGTTGTGCAAGAAGTTTTGCTAGATCGCTTGCGATACTATATGCTACTCATTGTACTGATTGCTGCTGGCATTATTTTAGCATCGCACTTCTTTACGAAAACGTTGACGACACCACTTGAGAAAATAGCTTTGAAAGTCAATGAGATTGCATCGGGCAAGTTTGGTGAACAAATTGATGTGCAACAAAAGGACGAGATTGGTGAACTAGCTCGCAATGTGAATCAGATGAGTGTGAACTTGCGAGATTTTACCAATACATTACAAAGACAGCAAAAGGAGATTGAATACCAAGCGAATCACGATGCGCTGACGGGATTGCCAAACCGCCGCTATATGAAGACCTATATTCAAACACTTCTACAAGAAACAAAACAAACTGGGGAAAAAATTACATTGTTTTTTATGGATCTTGATCATTTCAAGTCAGTGAATGACGTACAAGGCCATCATGTGGGTGATGAATTAATTCGTTTGGTAGGAGAACGACTACGCAGCAGCTTGCCACAGGAAGTATTTATTGCTCGTCAAGGTGGAGATGAATTTATTCTTGTCTCTCATCGTTTAAATTCTTGCGGAGCAGTTCATGAATTTGCGAGTTGTATTCTTTGTTGTTTTAAGGAACCTATTTTACTAAAAGGACAAGAGCTGTTTGTTAATGTAAGCATCGGTGGGAGTGTTCTAACGCAGGAAGAGGATGATATTGATGCATTGATTCGCTACGCTGATATCGCTATGTACGATGCAAAAAAAGCAGGAGGCAATCAATTCGTCATGTACGGTGCCACAAAAAGCGCGATTGAAGAAGAGCTTCGATTGCAGCATAAGTTAGCGCGTGTAATCGAAGAGAAGCGACTTGATGTGTATTATCAGCCTAAAGTAGACTTAAAAACAGAACAACTTTCCGGAGCCGAGGTGCTGGTTCGTTGGTATGATGAAGAAGATGGATTTATACCGCCTATGAAGTTTATTTCCATTGCCGAAAAAGTAGGACTGATCACACCACTTTGGAAAATAGTTATGGAGAAAGTATGTATACAAATGAATATGTGGAATAAAATGGGCTATACTATTCCGTTCTCTGTTAATTTTTCGGCAGGACAATTTCAGCATACAGATCAATTGGTTGCTGATATTCAGTATTTACTTCGAACATATGGTGTGTCACCTCATGTATTTGAAATGGAAATTACAGAGAGTGCGCTTATGGAAGCGGGTGCAGTAGAAGCGTTACAGCGGATAAAGGAATTGGGAATACGAGTATCTGTGGACGATTTTGGGACAGGCTACTCTTCTCTTAGCTACTTAGAATCGTTTCCGTTAGACACAATCAAAATTGATCGCTCTTTTATTGGCGGAATGGAAGACAGCGACAGAAAGTGTCAAATTGTTGAGCTCATTATCGCATTCGCTAAGAAGCTTGGCCTTAAAGTCATTGCAGAAGGTGTAGAAACCGAAGCGCAACAACAATTACTAAGTGACTGGAAATGTGATGAAATGCAGGGCTATCTGTTTAGTAAGCCGTTGCCAGCGCAGGAGTTTGAAGAGAGATTTTTGACGAGATAA
- a CDS encoding LysR family transcriptional regulator gives MEIRHLITFKTIAELGGFTRAATHLGYAQSTMTAHIHALEQELKAPLFDRMGKKVYLTAMGERFLRHAREMIRLYEQAKDMSEQEEEGTLCIGAPESLTIYRLPRIIQTYRERYPRVNILLKSGSCWDLQAQLRRGELDVAFFLQAPFTDHELYTETLVDEKLMFILPPGTKLAEHENVLFTEKGSYRDYFEAFLRRQGIATENGMEFWSIEAIKQCVACGLGMSLLPFVTVHAELIEGKLAGQAWDPSFGTVSTIMSHHKEKWVSQAAAAFMEIVRTHAEAWRSDEKQYSLKHDRDLD, from the coding sequence GTGGAGATTCGCCATTTGATTACATTTAAAACCATTGCCGAGCTTGGCGGCTTTACAAGAGCGGCTACACATCTTGGCTATGCACAATCAACAATGACAGCTCATATCCATGCGCTTGAACAAGAACTCAAAGCCCCTTTGTTTGACCGGATGGGCAAAAAAGTGTACCTGACAGCGATGGGGGAACGTTTTTTACGGCACGCACGGGAAATGATTCGCCTGTATGAGCAGGCGAAGGATATGTCAGAGCAAGAGGAAGAAGGAACGCTTTGCATCGGGGCACCTGAGTCGTTAACGATCTATCGGTTGCCACGTATTATTCAAACGTACCGAGAGCGTTATCCTAGAGTAAATATCTTATTGAAGTCGGGTTCTTGTTGGGATTTGCAGGCACAGCTACGCAGGGGCGAGCTTGATGTAGCATTCTTTTTACAAGCCCCGTTTACGGACCACGAGTTATATACAGAAACATTGGTTGATGAGAAGCTTATGTTTATTTTACCGCCGGGTACAAAGCTAGCCGAACATGAAAATGTATTGTTTACTGAGAAAGGTAGCTATCGTGATTATTTTGAAGCATTTCTACGAAGGCAAGGGATTGCAACGGAAAATGGTATGGAGTTTTGGAGTATTGAAGCAATCAAGCAATGTGTAGCATGTGGTCTTGGTATGTCTCTTTTGCCGTTTGTGACAGTACATGCTGAGTTGATTGAAGGTAAGCTTGCAGGTCAAGCGTGGGATCCATCATTCGGAACAGTTTCCACTATTATGTCTCATCATAAAGAAAAATGGGTGTCACAAGCAGCAGCTGCATTTATGGAGATTGTGCGCACGCATGCAGAAGCATGGAGAAGTGACGAAAAACAATATTCATTAAAACATGACAGAGACCTTGATTAA
- a CDS encoding DUF2325 domain-containing protein — protein MQQELFEKTAQAMQERLQHLNPDNISCVEKEIHAYFHFLHALLALPQPLTVETNPQPQKVSPVYRFERQLRGGLLPELSAFVPEYIVRQFNLSHGDLIHAKRIDDGSESPRYLYTLAQAMGQENKERIELNYCIVEYDPSLRSFVTNRQADGKLIKIDEAPQTIMLPEKDIKDLDIKSGDVIDVAYLKSNPNMKRIVWKYDISEIPCIKHTVKIEKQEKKEKKEVEKTLAGKTILMLGFEPERAAFEREVVSRGGQFLFLSGDEPKASMQASLCKADAAVFMLQHISHDATYWATECCKQARIPFKGVHSFGRSMFVRTAEELVGSK, from the coding sequence ATGCAACAGGAACTGTTTGAAAAAACAGCACAAGCTATGCAAGAGCGATTGCAGCATCTAAATCCGGACAATATAAGCTGTGTTGAAAAGGAAATACACGCCTATTTTCATTTTTTGCATGCTCTACTTGCTTTACCTCAGCCTCTTACTGTGGAAACTAATCCCCAACCTCAGAAGGTATCGCCCGTATATCGTTTCGAGCGACAGCTACGCGGCGGCCTACTTCCAGAACTCTCCGCATTCGTCCCAGAATACATCGTCAGGCAGTTCAACCTCTCTCATGGCGACCTCATTCATGCAAAACGAATTGATGACGGCAGTGAATCTCCACGTTATTTATATACACTCGCCCAAGCGATGGGGCAAGAAAACAAAGAGCGGATAGAGCTCAACTACTGCATCGTTGAATATGACCCCAGTTTACGATCTTTCGTAACCAATAGACAAGCGGATGGCAAACTTATTAAAATTGACGAAGCGCCTCAAACAATTATGCTTCCTGAAAAAGACATTAAAGACCTGGATATTAAATCTGGTGACGTAATTGATGTAGCCTACCTCAAAAGCAACCCCAACATGAAGCGGATTGTCTGGAAATACGATATTTCAGAAATTCCCTGTATAAAACATACCGTTAAAATTGAGAAGCAAGAGAAAAAAGAAAAGAAGGAAGTAGAAAAAACATTGGCAGGAAAAACCATTCTGATGCTTGGTTTTGAGCCAGAACGCGCTGCCTTTGAACGAGAAGTCGTCAGCCGCGGTGGTCAATTTTTGTTTTTAAGCGGCGATGAACCTAAAGCTTCTATGCAAGCTTCTCTTTGTAAGGCGGATGCTGCGGTTTTTATGTTGCAACACATCTCACACGATGCCACCTACTGGGCAACGGAGTGCTGTAAGCAAGCACGCATCCCATTTAAAGGGGTTCATTCTTTTGGTAGAAGCATGTTTGTTCGAACAGCCGAAGAATTAGTAGGATCTAAATGA
- a CDS encoding Zn-dependent hydrolase — protein MQRQRLKVNGSRLRSELERFAAFGKTENGGVTRLALSEEDRAARDYFRTCCEELGMEVKIDDMGCMYAVLQGSEERPPVVTGSHLDTVKKGGRFDGVLGVVAGLEVVRTLVENKMKSKVPIVIANITNEEGARFEPSMMASGVLSGKFNKAEMLQKRDISGITFGEALCESGYEGDIRHRLTEAEAFLELHIEQGPVLEQEGISIGVVECVVGMVCYELTVWGDSNHAGTTPMRMRKDALFVANDLMQEIRTKLGRIDQDLVFTMGRMNVYPNIHTVIPNKVIFTLEARHKDPAIIKQVEDVIAGLHVEARKLWGRDTVWFDKDVCNVVQQATESYGYSYKRMVSGAGHDAQFLASYVPTAMIFVPSIDGKSHCEEEYTPWEACEKGVNVLLETIWQLSQ, from the coding sequence ATGCAAAGACAGCGGTTAAAAGTGAATGGAAGCAGATTGCGCAGTGAATTGGAGCGTTTCGCTGCGTTTGGAAAAACGGAGAACGGGGGCGTAACTAGATTAGCATTATCGGAGGAAGATCGGGCGGCTCGTGATTATTTCCGGACATGCTGTGAGGAGCTGGGCATGGAAGTTAAGATTGATGATATGGGCTGTATGTATGCGGTACTGCAGGGAAGTGAAGAACGCCCCCCTGTTGTGACCGGCTCACATCTTGATACGGTGAAAAAAGGCGGACGTTTTGACGGTGTTCTTGGTGTTGTTGCAGGTCTTGAGGTCGTACGAACGTTGGTGGAAAACAAGATGAAATCAAAGGTACCGATTGTAATAGCCAACATTACCAATGAAGAAGGGGCAAGGTTTGAACCGTCCATGATGGCTTCTGGTGTGTTATCTGGTAAATTTAATAAAGCAGAGATGCTGCAAAAACGAGATATAAGTGGTATTACGTTCGGCGAGGCACTTTGTGAGAGCGGATACGAGGGAGACATTAGACATCGTTTAACAGAAGCGGAAGCGTTTTTGGAGCTTCACATTGAGCAAGGTCCTGTACTTGAACAGGAAGGTATTTCCATTGGTGTGGTCGAATGTGTAGTCGGTATGGTCTGTTATGAATTGACGGTTTGGGGCGATTCTAATCATGCAGGAACAACGCCGATGCGTATGCGAAAAGATGCACTGTTTGTAGCGAATGATCTTATGCAGGAGATTCGGACGAAGCTTGGGCGTATTGACCAAGACCTTGTATTTACTATGGGACGAATGAATGTGTATCCAAATATACATACGGTTATTCCCAATAAAGTTATATTTACGCTGGAGGCGCGTCACAAGGATCCGGCTATCATTAAACAGGTGGAAGACGTTATCGCCGGTCTTCATGTAGAAGCTCGTAAGCTATGGGGGCGTGATACTGTTTGGTTTGATAAAGATGTGTGCAACGTGGTTCAGCAAGCGACAGAAAGCTATGGCTATTCTTACAAACGAATGGTAAGCGGTGCAGGGCATGACGCACAGTTTTTAGCAAGCTATGTGCCAACTGCGATGATTTTTGTGCCGAGCATTGATGGGAAAAGTCACTGTGAAGAAGAATACACACCATGGGAAGCTTGTGAGAAGGGTGTCAATGTACTTCTTGAAACAATTTGGCAATTATCACAATAA